A segment of the Nitrosopumilus sp. genome:
AAATGTCATCTATCTCAATAGAGCTAGAATTTGATACTATGATTGGCCTTCTTGTCACATCAAGTGAATTTACAGAAAGTATTTCAAACACTTCTGAGTCTTGGAAAAGCACGGGACCGCCTGCAGACATTGAGTATGCAGACGAGCCGATTGGAGTGGATACGATTATGCCGTCACTGTTGTCGTGCCATACCTCTTCCCCGTTGACTCGTAGCGTGTGTTCCATCAGCATTGCACTCTTTGATGAAAATACTGCGACATCATTTAAGACTGGATAGACATTTTTTCCGTCAATTTTTACTCCTAGTCTTGGGACCTCTTCAACAGTGTACTTTTGTCTCTTTAGAATGTCCCCGTACGATGCAAATTCCCTGAGATCAATCTGAGCTAAAAAACCGTTAGCTTCTCCTTCACTGATGCCTAAAATGGGCAAGGTGGAATCAAACGTCTTATGAAAATAATTTCTTACTCCCTTGTCTCCTCCTAAAACAATCACGCAGTCGGCTTGCTTGCTTGTGGATTTTGTAATTGAAAAAGACTTGATTTCTGCATCATCCAGAATCTTTTTGATTATCTTTGCAGCTGATTCTGTAGTTCCAGAACCGTAAATGCCAATTAGCATTGAAAAATAGTCAATTTGGCGCAATAAAAGAATATTCGTAGCTTTACGCACAAAAATTACTCTGATCCCGAAAGGTATGTGACAATCTTTCAAATTCTGTTTTACTCTTTTCTCATTGACTAATAATCTAAAAATTCCACATCAAAGATTGTGGCAAAGATATTTTCAAGCATGAAAAATGGTTTCTATGACCGAAGAATGTTAAAAAAAGAACTGTTTGTCACAGGTCTCTGAATTTTACAAGATTGTAAAAGTATGATGCATTTGTTTCAATGGTTCCCTTTTTGGGAATTTTTTGCAGCCCTATATTATTGGATTCAAGTGCGGCCTGTGCAGCACCGCCAGCAAAACAAAGAGCCCATAGAAAGTCCTTTTCTTTTAGCATGGTGCATGCAAATGTGGCACTAAATATGTCTCCTATCCCTGTTGTGTCGTGAATTCGACTATTTGGAAGAGTTATGGAATAAATTTTATCTTTTATCAACATGGATACGTCTGTTTTGTTTGTCAGCAGGACATGCTCGACTCCTTTTTTCTGTAATGCCCGCATCATTTCATCATGACTTCCGCTTACAATCTGCTGTGCCTCTTCAGGATTCACTTTGATTGCATTGACGTCAGAAAGATCAAGGTCTGTTTTTTCTAAAAGAATGTTATTTTCTGAGTCCTTTCGCCTTAGAAATCCCTGAGGATCAACGAAAAGAAAATTTGAGTCGCTCTTAATTTTTTTAAACGTATGCTCTGATATCTCATGATATATTGGGCTGACAATATGGCCATCTGCACTGGCTTCCATATGGTCTATCGGGTCACATTCATTTTCAATCTTGAGAGTCCTGTCTGAACCCGTAATTGAAATGGAAAATTTGGTGGTATTTTTTTTGGATTCTGAATTTGCAAAATTAATCTTATGCTCTGTCAGGTATTGTTTGGGAAAATCTGGACCAAATTTAGTGAACAGATCAACATCAAACTTGAACTGTCTGGCGGTAATCCCTCCGTAGCATGCGGCCCCTCCGATCTGCTCATACCTATTCCCGTCAATGGAAATGGTATCCATTGCACAATGAGAAAAAACCGCTAATTTCATTTCTCTTGATTTGTCATGATAGTGATTTAGTTTTTTGCATTGATTTTATCGATGCAAACTTGACACAGGATCTCGCCCTTTATTGGAATTATTTTGACTCCAGATCTAAAGCAATTATGACACAGACCGCGCATTTGTTATCATTGAAAAATGCACGATCTAGAATTAAAAGATGAGGGATCTTTTTTCATATTTTATCCCTAATTGACGTCTTTTTTTGCAAATCCTACAAGAATATAAGTAGGCGAATTTTCAGAAATTCATGCCACTTAAGCGTGCAAGTAGAGGTCGTACAAAAGGAGGAAAAGGTTCTTCGGGCACTGTACAATGTACAAACTGTGGACAAACTGTCCCAAAAGACAAGGCTAAGAAAGTAACGTCTAGACTGAATCTGGTTGAGCATACTTTGGCAAAAGAATTGAGAGCTCAAGGCGCATACATTGCTTCACCAACGGTTCTAAAGCATTATTGTATTTCATGTGCAATTCACTTCAAAATTCTTAAAATCAGATCTGAAGATAGCAGAAGAAAACGTGGAAAACTTCGTTAGTCTTATTCCTTAATATTTTTTGTAGTGAATATCATTCTTTGAATGAGTGTAATTCCGGCAATGATCACTACAATCACCACTGCATAATCCATGAATCCTATAATTCCTATTATTGCAATTGCCAATAGTCGCTCTGCTCTCTCCCCAATTCCTACGCCTTGAAGCTTGATGTTGATCAAATCTGACTTTGCTCTTGCGTAACTCACTAGCAATGACAAGGTAATTGCAAGCAATACGATGTACGGTTCGGCGTATCCTCCGATTAAAATTCCTAAAAATATGGCGACTTCGGAAATTTTATCAAACATGGAATCAAGATACTCTCCTTTTTTTGAACTCTTTCCAGTGACCCGAGCCACCTGCCCATCAACCATGTCAAAGAAACCTGAAACAAGCAGCAGCACTCCTCCAATTATTAATCCAAATTCAATTCCCATTCCGTAAATGACTGCTGCAACAAGTGCGAATCCTAAGCCTACAAAAGTCCAAAAGTTTGGAGACAGTCCTGTAGCTGCAAATCCGCGTCCCATCTTTTCAAGGGCCGGGCGGAGAGATTCTCTGAGATTGTTCAGCACGTGATATACCCAAAATACCATCTAATAAAGTGAACAGAAATCAAATCTGGGAAAAATAGCACAAAAATTATAAAATTATACAAACTGAGCGCAAAATATGGCATACTGGAAACGTCATGTAGGTGAATACAATTTGACGATTCATAGGATTGGTTTGAAATCCAATAACTGTGAAAATCTAGGATGATTTGAACTTTGAATTAAGACAAAATAGCATGCGGAACTAAGAGGATTCTATGCTGGGGGTGAGTTTTGTTAAATCAGTTAGACACTCTTATCATTCTAGGTTCAAATCGGATGGGATTCACCCACTAACTTGGGGATAATTTTGGGCGCATCTGTTGAATCCGACCGGATTAGGGTACTATCTTGTCTCTATACAGTTCCATTTGTGCGTCAAATGTATAGAAATTTACTCGCCTAGAATGAATTTTTAATTTCACCGATGGATTTTAACTGCTCAAAATATTCCTTTTTTGAATCGGCCCTAATATCGCACACCAGATGAGTCAATCCAATTTTTTGATATTCTTGAATTTGTGAGATTAACTCGTCAATGTTGCCAACT
Coding sequences within it:
- a CDS encoding ribokinase yields the protein MKLAVFSHCAMDTISIDGNRYEQIGGAACYGGITARQFKFDVDLFTKFGPDFPKQYLTEHKINFANSESKKNTTKFSISITGSDRTLKIENECDPIDHMEASADGHIVSPIYHEISEHTFKKIKSDSNFLFVDPQGFLRRKDSENNILLEKTDLDLSDVNAIKVNPEEAQQIVSGSHDEMMRALQKKGVEHVLLTNKTDVSMLIKDKIYSITLPNSRIHDTTGIGDIFSATFACTMLKEKDFLWALCFAGGAAQAALESNNIGLQKIPKKGTIETNASYFYNLVKFRDL
- a CDS encoding winged helix-turn-helix transcriptional regulator, which encodes MLIGIYGSGTTESAAKIIKKILDDAEIKSFSITKSTSKQADCVIVLGGDKGVRNYFHKTFDSTLPILGISEGEANGFLAQIDLREFASYGDILKRQKYTVEEVPRLGVKIDGKNVYPVLNDVAVFSSKSAMLMEHTLRVNGEEVWHDNSDGIIVSTPIGSSAYSMSAGGPVLFQDSEVFEILSVNSLDVTRRPIIVSNSSSIEIDDISARLHCEVVLDGLDRYKVNNTVECAQFFPAAKIIRLKKNSTAISALAKKVHLAEELLSMSPSSKLLLKTLEYEGALTQKDLANKTLLPSRTVRMALSNLLKRGYIKKKVSIRDARQKIYEISKIE
- a CDS encoding 30S ribosomal protein S26e codes for the protein MPLKRASRGRTKGGKGSSGTVQCTNCGQTVPKDKAKKVTSRLNLVEHTLAKELRAQGAYIASPTVLKHYCISCAIHFKILKIRSEDSRRKRGKLR
- a CDS encoding CDP-alcohol phosphatidyltransferase family protein, whose translation is MLNNLRESLRPALEKMGRGFAATGLSPNFWTFVGLGFALVAAVIYGMGIEFGLIIGGVLLLVSGFFDMVDGQVARVTGKSSKKGEYLDSMFDKISEVAIFLGILIGGYAEPYIVLLAITLSLLVSYARAKSDLINIKLQGVGIGERAERLLAIAIIGIIGFMDYAVVIVVIIAGITLIQRMIFTTKNIKE